One window from the genome of Streptomyces sp. NBC_00287 encodes:
- a CDS encoding ATP-binding protein, giving the protein MEQRSPMNAQMVSAALALLPAGARTAEVQALNAEPEKGREVDADEQPAPLRPQSWKRSWRIEACVPRLARLHARTRLSMMSWSGNRNAAVRITTELVRNAVEHVGIGIVELTLSVDEADVLFIDVTDPRPGDDGLDDDLAGGDGTGLGLARRLGGEVSWFPVESGNGKTVRVRMQPSETGSTSLAVEAS; this is encoded by the coding sequence ATGGAACAGAGGTCCCCCATGAACGCGCAGATGGTGAGCGCCGCTCTCGCCCTCCTCCCGGCGGGTGCACGCACAGCTGAGGTACAGGCCCTCAATGCCGAGCCGGAGAAGGGTCGAGAGGTTGACGCCGACGAGCAGCCGGCTCCTCTCCGCCCGCAGTCGTGGAAGCGCAGCTGGCGCATAGAGGCGTGCGTCCCCAGGCTTGCTCGCCTGCACGCCCGTACACGGCTGAGCATGATGTCCTGGTCCGGCAACCGGAATGCCGCCGTACGGATCACCACCGAACTCGTGCGCAACGCCGTGGAGCACGTCGGCATCGGCATCGTCGAGCTGACGTTGTCCGTCGACGAAGCCGATGTGCTGTTCATCGACGTGACGGACCCGCGCCCGGGGGACGACGGACTCGACGATGACCTCGCCGGCGGCGACGGGACGGGCCTTGGGCTCGCGCGGCGTCTGGGCGGCGAGGTCAGCTGGTTCCCAGTCGAGTCCGGCAACGGCAAGACCGTTCGAGTCCGGATGCAGCCTAGCGAGACCGGATCCACAAGCCTGGCCGTCGAGGCTTCCTGA
- a CDS encoding DNA-binding protein: MRSEPKTLLAWLCDRDRLPYRRFEEKFTETGVRLFGHDPHNPTCGETQFRRWTGGKLVTLPSADTCRALEAMWPEYTAEQLFGPPPQDDPQAPALDLEERVRMTAREAHEGADATATASVSDNTIDELHDQVVSLARRYHTLPAALAYEEADNLRREVERKRDRTQVPAQQQQLMILNGQTVALLAVAAFDLGYFPSARTLARTAAVYGESSRFVPLQAFADGTLAYIAYHSGDASEAVAKANRALTYGGLGDVAQHRLHSIQARAYAHLGDVVSAQRAIHLSEDAGRDRRDELHDAVGGEFGFPGERLAMSNSTTALLVGDAAQAEADARRALSLLAQRPQDQQSAHVRAGAAADLAYARLLADDVDGAAEALSPVWEVPADQRNTGIVVRTARIGRRLARPAYHGAQLPTELRERIEDFTRVSPPYRLGPPVPLLAIEG, from the coding sequence ATGAGAAGTGAGCCGAAGACGCTGCTCGCGTGGCTGTGTGATCGGGACAGGCTTCCTTACCGTCGATTCGAGGAGAAGTTCACTGAGACCGGTGTCCGGTTGTTCGGGCACGACCCGCATAACCCGACTTGCGGCGAGACGCAGTTCCGGCGCTGGACGGGTGGCAAGCTCGTCACCCTGCCCAGCGCCGACACCTGTCGCGCTCTCGAAGCCATGTGGCCTGAGTACACGGCAGAGCAGCTGTTCGGGCCGCCGCCGCAGGACGATCCCCAGGCACCCGCGCTAGACCTGGAAGAGCGAGTTCGAATGACCGCACGTGAAGCCCATGAGGGCGCCGACGCAACCGCAACGGCGTCCGTCTCCGACAACACCATCGACGAACTGCACGACCAGGTGGTGAGCCTCGCCCGGCGGTATCACACCCTGCCGGCTGCACTGGCGTACGAAGAAGCCGACAACCTCCGCCGGGAAGTAGAGCGGAAGCGCGACAGGACTCAGGTACCGGCCCAGCAACAGCAGTTGATGATATTGAACGGGCAGACCGTCGCCCTCCTGGCCGTCGCTGCCTTCGACCTGGGCTACTTCCCGAGCGCACGCACCCTCGCTCGCACTGCCGCCGTGTACGGCGAGAGCTCACGATTCGTGCCCTTGCAGGCCTTCGCCGACGGCACCCTGGCCTACATCGCCTATCACAGCGGTGATGCGAGCGAAGCCGTCGCCAAGGCCAACCGGGCTCTGACGTATGGCGGTCTCGGCGACGTGGCCCAGCACCGTCTGCACTCCATCCAAGCCCGCGCCTACGCACACTTGGGCGACGTGGTCTCCGCCCAGCGCGCCATCCATCTTTCCGAGGACGCTGGCCGGGACCGTCGCGATGAGCTGCACGACGCTGTTGGCGGCGAGTTCGGATTTCCCGGGGAGCGGCTGGCCATGTCCAACAGCACCACGGCCCTGCTCGTGGGCGACGCAGCACAGGCTGAGGCGGATGCGCGGCGCGCTCTGTCTCTGCTGGCGCAGAGGCCGCAGGATCAGCAGTCCGCCCACGTTCGGGCCGGAGCCGCCGCCGACCTGGCATACGCCCGCCTGCTCGCCGACGACGTCGATGGCGCGGCGGAAGCACTGAGTCCGGTGTGGGAGGTACCAGCCGATCAGCGCAACACGGGCATCGTCGTGCGGACCGCCCGCATCGGACGACGCCTGGCACGACCCGCCTACCACGGAGCGCAGCTGCCGACAGAGCTGCGTGAGCGGATCGAGGACTTCACGCGCGTATCCCCGCCGTACCGGCTCGGCCCGCCTGTGCCCCTGCTGGCGATCGAGGGCTGA
- a CDS encoding NAD-dependent epimerase/dehydratase family protein: MKILVIGGTWFLGKAIAEGALARGWTVTTFNRGRSGSDVPGVEAVHGDRTVREDLLKLAQRGPWDAVIDTSSSELAPRDVLLAAWSLQNRAGRWVHISTVSVYEGWPHQPLTEESPLLDCPADADESFGYTGEDGSPTQYGFQKAGGERAVAEAFGDAAVFLRPGVILGPGEYVGRLPWWLERAERGGRILAPAPAEQRIQPVDVRDVAQFALHQATSSSSGGFNVTHPDGISFSGFLDECLAATGGEGAPVWVDASVLAKHGVKQWTELPLWRTHAGVWAVDSQRAVEAGLRCRPIAETVADTWQWWAADGRPVDHPRWAEHGIALEKEAGILASL, translated from the coding sequence ATGAAGATTCTGGTCATCGGAGGAACGTGGTTCCTGGGCAAAGCAATCGCGGAAGGTGCACTGGCGAGGGGATGGACAGTCACTACGTTCAACCGCGGCCGGTCAGGGTCAGATGTTCCTGGTGTGGAGGCCGTGCACGGTGACCGTACGGTGCGTGAAGACCTGCTGAAGCTGGCTCAGCGCGGCCCGTGGGATGCCGTGATCGACACATCGAGTTCGGAACTCGCCCCTCGCGACGTGCTCTTGGCCGCATGGTCCTTGCAGAACCGCGCCGGGCGCTGGGTGCACATCTCCACCGTGTCGGTCTATGAGGGGTGGCCGCACCAACCGCTCACGGAAGAGTCGCCTTTGCTGGACTGCCCTGCGGATGCCGATGAGTCGTTCGGGTACACAGGCGAGGACGGCAGTCCTACCCAGTACGGATTCCAGAAGGCCGGTGGCGAGCGTGCCGTTGCGGAGGCCTTCGGCGACGCTGCGGTGTTCCTGCGCCCCGGCGTGATCCTGGGCCCCGGCGAGTACGTCGGCCGACTGCCCTGGTGGCTGGAGCGGGCCGAGCGTGGTGGGCGCATCCTTGCCCCCGCACCGGCCGAACAACGCATCCAGCCTGTCGACGTGCGCGACGTCGCACAGTTCGCTCTGCATCAGGCCACAAGCTCAAGCAGCGGCGGCTTCAACGTCACACACCCCGATGGCATCTCGTTCAGCGGCTTTCTCGACGAGTGCCTCGCAGCGACGGGGGGCGAAGGCGCCCCGGTGTGGGTGGATGCCAGCGTGCTGGCCAAACACGGAGTGAAGCAGTGGACAGAGCTGCCTCTGTGGCGCACCCATGCCGGGGTGTGGGCCGTCGACTCCCAGCGGGCCGTGGAGGCAGGCCTGCGATGTCGGCCGATCGCCGAGACGGTCGCGGACACGTGGCAGTGGTGGGCTGCGGACGGGCGTCCCGTGGACCACCCAAGGTGGGCAGAACACGGGATCGCCCTGGAGAAGGAGGCGGGCATCCTCGCCTCACTGTGA
- a CDS encoding FG-GAP-like repeat-containing protein: protein MAYGAPVRAKVNGAWKAIDTTLARSENGWAAKATADPVVFSTGGDRDTRSGGATSVRPAVFTVDSGARTVQVADDAENYTPLATLTSNGHEVTLSWPGALPEPVISGSSALYRNVLNGVDLMLTAQASGFSHLLIVHSEAAAADPALAELSYGLSSADLTFHLDPVTKVVTGKDRNGQETVVSPTPYLWDSAGTYAVTEGDDPEPTQEGAAPTPSFSEEPGEAAGEGSLAPQDGLDTDAPSATTDEQDGATASEPPASGDDTPTSSASPAAWRSAARQATTADAVLRTSIAQAERTALTDNEVFTLSGLAGPDPGTHMAVADAELTSPGTSTTSLSIVPDTGLLTAEDTVYPLFIDPTIYGKTKHWTTAYKKYPSSSFYDGANYNSGTTEARVGFESTTWGLSRSFFKLGWSTNIKGAHVSSASIQLRETYAWSCNAREMQVWLTGGVSSKTTWSNQPDWKSEIGTKSFAHGYNSNCPDSYVSYDAKSVAQDAADGGWDSMTIGLRASTEDSAYSWKKFRAEGDSAPKLTLVYNRKPKTPSSVTMSPGSTCDKTEPYIHIGKRDVTLSAVSSDPDDTSIRQDLEYLDFELWHKTEEDNKILDKNVTVTSTGKASTTLTKDKFNDGWTYYWRVRALDKSGAGSAYAPTADPKTCRFVFDSTKPNEPIVTSTDFPAADDDGTIWSEVKLGTPGRFIIAPDEDTDITRFEWSFNTTTYADGKNVTAGASTTVSLSPPTAGPNVLYLRAVDSAGNPSPGTKYLFYVTPRDSADEPGDLTGDAIPDLLTITAGGNLKMYPSTRAGDLHASLLAAHEGGIGLLTDLDKDGEDYLAGYWMGSDGTPALVAHGGDALGADGLGDVFARMPDGKLYVYPGDGYGSVDIAQRLTLRLPSGSPDPATFDQIIVGDYDADGRADLFATAAGGELWAFEGYTGATFLTVTKISSTAWADRDLVSVGDHDADGAPDLLWRSGSSSRLYLRYGVKDTAGGATITSLATAAASKTGADEVYAEGWETTIAPVTHLRGTPDVTNDGIPDLWSLRSDGAIYFYKGGASVIGSRAVVISAASEWATTQLAFG from the coding sequence GTGGCATACGGCGCGCCAGTGCGGGCGAAGGTCAACGGGGCATGGAAAGCGATCGACACCACCCTCGCCCGGTCGGAGAACGGATGGGCCGCCAAGGCGACCGCCGACCCCGTCGTATTCTCAACGGGCGGCGACCGCGACACGCGCAGCGGTGGTGCTACGTCCGTACGCCCCGCCGTGTTCACGGTCGACAGCGGGGCGCGCACCGTCCAGGTGGCTGACGACGCCGAGAACTACACCCCGCTGGCAACCCTCACCAGTAACGGCCATGAGGTGACGCTGAGTTGGCCGGGCGCACTGCCCGAGCCAGTGATCAGCGGCTCAAGTGCCCTGTACCGCAACGTCCTCAACGGCGTCGACCTGATGCTGACCGCGCAGGCCAGCGGCTTCAGCCACCTGTTGATCGTGCACAGCGAAGCGGCCGCGGCCGATCCGGCGCTGGCCGAGCTGTCCTACGGGCTCTCGTCTGCGGACCTGACCTTCCACCTCGACCCAGTGACAAAGGTCGTCACCGGCAAGGACCGCAACGGCCAGGAAACAGTGGTCTCGCCGACCCCCTACCTGTGGGACTCCGCGGGCACCTACGCAGTCACCGAAGGAGACGATCCAGAGCCGACACAGGAAGGGGCCGCCCCCACCCCGTCGTTCTCGGAGGAACCCGGCGAGGCCGCGGGCGAGGGCAGCCTCGCTCCGCAGGACGGCCTGGACACCGACGCCCCGAGCGCGACCACAGATGAGCAGGACGGGGCCACCGCGTCCGAGCCGCCGGCCTCCGGTGACGACACGCCGACCTCCTCGGCGTCACCCGCCGCCTGGCGCTCCGCTGCCCGCCAGGCCACCACCGCCGACGCCGTCCTCCGCACGTCCATTGCACAGGCCGAGCGGACGGCATTGACGGACAACGAGGTCTTCACGCTGTCAGGCCTCGCCGGGCCCGACCCAGGAACCCACATGGCCGTCGCCGACGCTGAGTTGACCTCGCCCGGCACCAGCACCACCAGTCTGTCCATCGTCCCGGACACTGGGCTGCTGACCGCCGAGGACACGGTCTACCCGCTCTTCATCGACCCCACCATCTACGGCAAGACCAAGCACTGGACCACGGCCTACAAGAAGTACCCCAGCTCCAGCTTCTACGACGGTGCCAACTACAACAGCGGCACCACAGAGGCCCGCGTCGGCTTCGAGTCGACGACCTGGGGTTTGTCCCGGTCCTTCTTCAAGCTCGGCTGGTCCACCAACATCAAGGGCGCGCACGTCTCCTCAGCCTCCATCCAGCTGCGTGAGACCTACGCCTGGTCGTGCAACGCCCGCGAGATGCAGGTGTGGCTGACCGGCGGCGTCTCGTCCAAGACCACCTGGAGCAACCAGCCGGACTGGAAGTCGGAGATCGGCACCAAGTCCTTCGCACACGGCTACAACTCGAACTGTCCGGATTCCTATGTCTCCTATGACGCCAAGTCGGTCGCCCAGGACGCGGCCGACGGAGGCTGGGACTCGATGACCATCGGGCTGCGCGCCTCCACCGAGGATTCGGCGTACTCCTGGAAGAAGTTCCGTGCGGAGGGCGACAGCGCTCCCAAGCTGACCCTCGTCTACAACCGCAAGCCGAAGACGCCGAGTTCGGTGACGATGTCCCCCGGCAGCACCTGTGACAAGACGGAGCCGTACATCCACATCGGTAAGCGGGATGTGACGCTGTCGGCGGTCTCCTCCGACCCCGACGACACTTCCATTCGCCAGGATCTGGAGTACCTGGACTTCGAGCTCTGGCACAAGACTGAGGAAGACAACAAGATCCTCGACAAGAACGTCACGGTGACCAGCACCGGCAAGGCATCAACCACGCTCACCAAGGACAAGTTCAACGACGGTTGGACGTACTACTGGCGGGTGCGCGCGCTGGACAAGAGCGGTGCCGGGTCGGCGTACGCCCCGACCGCCGACCCGAAGACGTGCCGGTTCGTCTTCGACAGCACCAAGCCGAACGAGCCGATCGTGACGTCCACGGACTTCCCGGCGGCCGACGACGACGGCACGATCTGGTCCGAAGTGAAGCTCGGCACCCCCGGTAGATTCATTATTGCGCCGGACGAGGACACCGACATCACGCGGTTCGAGTGGTCCTTCAACACGACGACGTATGCGGACGGCAAGAACGTCACCGCAGGCGCCTCGACGACCGTGTCCCTGTCTCCGCCTACGGCTGGACCCAACGTGCTGTACCTGCGGGCCGTGGACAGCGCCGGCAACCCGTCGCCGGGCACGAAGTACCTGTTCTACGTCACCCCGCGCGACAGCGCCGACGAGCCGGGCGACCTGACTGGTGACGCCATTCCGGACCTGCTCACCATCACCGCGGGCGGAAACCTGAAGATGTACCCGTCGACCAGAGCCGGTGACCTGCACGCCTCGCTGTTGGCGGCCCACGAGGGCGGCATCGGTCTGCTGACCGACCTGGACAAGGACGGCGAGGACTACCTGGCCGGCTACTGGATGGGCTCCGACGGCACCCCCGCCCTGGTCGCGCACGGCGGTGACGCTCTCGGCGCTGACGGCCTCGGTGACGTCTTCGCCCGCATGCCGGACGGAAAGCTGTACGTCTACCCCGGCGACGGCTACGGCAGCGTCGACATCGCCCAGCGCCTGACCCTGCGGCTGCCGTCGGGCTCGCCAGACCCTGCGACCTTCGACCAGATCATCGTGGGTGACTACGACGCCGACGGCCGCGCCGATCTGTTCGCCACCGCTGCCGGCGGTGAGTTGTGGGCCTTCGAGGGCTACACCGGCGCCACGTTCCTGACCGTCACCAAGATCTCCTCAACGGCGTGGGCTGACCGGGACCTCGTCTCCGTCGGCGACCATGACGCCGACGGCGCACCCGACCTGCTGTGGCGCTCCGGCTCCTCGAGCCGCCTGTACCTGCGCTACGGCGTGAAGGACACCGCAGGCGGCGCCACAATCACCTCCCTGGCCACGGCCGCCGCCTCCAAGACAGGCGCCGACGAGGTCTACGCCGAGGGGTGGGAAACGACGATCGCCCCCGTCACCCACCTCCGCGGCACCCCGGACGTCACCAACGACGGCATCCCCGACCTGTGGTCCCTGCGGAGCGACGGCGCCATCTACTTCTACAAGGGCGGCGCGTCGGTCATCGGCTCACGGGCCGTGGTCATCAGTGCCGCCAGTGAATGGGCAACGACGCAGCTGGCGTTCGGCTGA